A region of Paenibacillus sp. JNUCC-31 DNA encodes the following proteins:
- a CDS encoding glycoside hydrolase family 88 protein: MLVVDKTNAWVDRVVQKIMDKMDWMSDKSQHKIPYTTLDGVHDDRATQNPSGDDADGINWWTNGFWAGMLWQMYHVTGQEKYKNYSNLAEDKLDASFEKFYGLHHDVGFMWLPTSVANYKLTQNPASRKRALHAANLLAGRYNPVGEFIRAWNDISEEDTRGWAIIDCMFNIPLLYWASEETGDPRFRQIAERHADTVMKTFVRPDGSVHHIVEFDPFLGGVVQTHGGQGYENGSAWTRGQAWGLYGFMMSYQHTGKEEYLHTAKRIAHYFIANIPESGIIPVDFRQPKDPAYEDSTAAAIAACGLIEIAKAVGEYEKDLYLAAALKLLRTLDEQRTDWSSDCDCIVQNGSAAYHSVTHHQSIIYGDYYFIEAILKLKGKDLYFW; encoded by the coding sequence ATGCTAGTAGTGGATAAAACTAATGCTTGGGTAGACCGGGTCGTTCAGAAAATAATGGACAAGATGGATTGGATGAGCGATAAATCGCAGCACAAAATCCCTTATACGACCTTGGACGGCGTGCACGATGACCGTGCCACCCAGAACCCGAGCGGCGATGATGCGGATGGTATCAACTGGTGGACCAATGGCTTTTGGGCCGGCATGCTCTGGCAGATGTACCATGTTACGGGACAGGAGAAATATAAGAACTATTCCAATCTGGCCGAGGATAAGCTGGATGCGAGCTTTGAAAAATTCTACGGGCTGCATCATGATGTCGGATTTATGTGGCTGCCAACGAGCGTGGCGAATTACAAGTTAACGCAAAATCCCGCCTCTCGCAAAAGAGCGCTGCATGCTGCCAATCTGCTCGCTGGACGCTATAATCCCGTCGGCGAATTCATTCGCGCTTGGAATGATATCTCAGAAGAAGATACACGTGGCTGGGCAATCATTGACTGCATGTTTAACATTCCTTTGCTATATTGGGCGTCCGAGGAGACGGGCGATCCCCGTTTCAGGCAAATTGCGGAACGGCATGCGGATACCGTCATGAAAACCTTCGTAAGACCGGATGGCTCAGTCCATCACATTGTTGAATTTGATCCCTTCCTAGGCGGTGTAGTTCAGACTCACGGGGGACAAGGATATGAGAATGGCTCTGCTTGGACACGCGGTCAGGCGTGGGGGTTGTATGGCTTCATGATGAGTTATCAGCATACGGGAAAAGAAGAGTACTTGCATACAGCCAAGCGGATTGCGCACTATTTCATTGCGAATATTCCAGAGAGCGGTATCATTCCGGTCGATTTCAGACAGCCGAAGGATCCGGCATATGAAGACTCTACAGCTGCAGCCATTGCGGCTTGTGGACTGATCGAGATTGCTAAGGCGGTTGGCGAATATGAAAAGGATCTTTACCTGGCCGCAGCCCTGAAATTGTTACGAACGTTGGATGAGCAGCGAACGGACTGGAGTTCTGATTGTGATTGCATCGTGCAAAATGGATCTGCTGCATATCATAGCGTTACTCATCATCAATCGATCATCTATGGGGACTATTACTTCATTGAAGCTATTCTCAAGCTGAAGGGAAAGGATCTTTATTTTTGGTAA
- a CDS encoding glycoside hydrolase family 43 protein: MIQNPILRGFNPDASIIRAGDDYYIATSTFEWFPGVLIHHSRDLVHWRPAARPLDRLSLLDLKGIPSSGGIWAPSLSYDDGLYYLCYTNVVGRRGVYKDLHNYVVTAPAIEGPWSEPVYLNSSGFDHFLFHDTDGRKWLFNMQWDFRKNHNRFAGIIMQEFSPVKGKLVGPVKLVTRGTSLGVTEGPMVYQRNGYYYLLVAEGGTGINHAATLLRSRTIDGPYEIDPDYPLLTTVGSPDYPLQKAGHGSLVETQNGEWYMAHICSRPLPDGSRLSPLGRETSLQKVVWTDDGWLRLAGGGRLPKLEVEPPKLPPYPFPVEPEREHFDGERLSIHWNSLRIPMDKTWLSLSERPGHLRLYGQESLYSWNRQSLIARRLHSLDCEISTCVEFEPEAFTQMAGLVLFYDESDHFYLRISHDEQLGKHLAVIFSQQGVYDESEDVASIVGWVCCYLKAVIHKEKIQFYYSPNGENWKSIGPELYSGVLADEYMNKLSFTGAFAGVCVQDLRGTRLHADFDYIDYKHDEDA, from the coding sequence ATGATTCAAAATCCGATTCTACGCGGCTTTAATCCGGATGCATCGATCATTCGTGCAGGTGATGACTATTATATTGCAACCTCTACTTTTGAATGGTTTCCAGGCGTACTGATTCATCATTCCCGCGATCTGGTACACTGGCGACCGGCAGCTAGACCGCTTGACCGTTTAAGTTTGCTTGATCTGAAAGGCATTCCGAGTTCGGGAGGGATTTGGGCTCCTTCGTTGAGCTATGACGATGGCTTGTATTATCTATGCTATACCAATGTGGTTGGCCGACGCGGCGTATACAAGGATTTGCATAACTATGTCGTAACCGCTCCGGCGATTGAAGGCCCTTGGTCTGAGCCTGTGTACTTGAATTCGAGCGGCTTTGATCATTTTCTCTTCCATGATACGGATGGTCGTAAATGGCTGTTCAACATGCAATGGGATTTCCGCAAAAACCACAATCGGTTTGCCGGGATCATCATGCAGGAGTTCAGCCCGGTAAAGGGCAAGTTGGTTGGCCCCGTCAAGCTTGTAACCCGAGGTACATCTCTTGGAGTAACTGAAGGGCCGATGGTATATCAAAGGAACGGATATTATTACCTCCTCGTAGCGGAGGGAGGAACAGGGATCAATCATGCAGCCACCTTGCTGCGTTCCCGAACGATCGATGGCCCTTATGAGATAGACCCAGATTATCCTTTGCTGACTACGGTAGGATCACCCGATTATCCGCTTCAAAAGGCCGGGCACGGCAGCCTGGTTGAAACGCAAAATGGCGAATGGTATATGGCTCATATTTGCAGCCGTCCTCTTCCGGATGGAAGCCGCCTCAGTCCGTTGGGACGTGAAACCTCGCTGCAAAAGGTCGTCTGGACAGACGACGGCTGGCTTCGCCTGGCAGGTGGAGGGCGTCTTCCGAAGCTGGAGGTGGAGCCGCCGAAGCTACCACCCTATCCCTTTCCGGTCGAGCCGGAGAGAGAGCATTTTGATGGGGAGCGGCTCAGTATCCACTGGAATTCCCTACGGATTCCCATGGACAAGACATGGTTGTCGCTCTCAGAACGGCCGGGACATCTTCGACTGTATGGGCAGGAATCGCTCTACTCCTGGAATCGACAGAGCCTCATAGCCAGACGGCTGCACAGTTTGGATTGCGAGATATCGACCTGCGTCGAATTTGAGCCGGAAGCCTTTACACAGATGGCAGGTCTGGTGTTATTTTACGACGAGTCGGATCATTTTTATTTGCGGATATCACATGATGAGCAGCTTGGCAAGCACCTGGCTGTCATATTCAGCCAGCAAGGAGTGTATGACGAGTCGGAGGATGTTGCAAGCATTGTGGGTTGGGTGTGCTGCTACCTTAAGGCAGTCATCCACAAGGAAAAAATCCAATTTTACTATTCTCCGAATGGTGAGAACTGGAAGTCGATTGGGCCTGAACTTTACAGCGGTGTGCTAGCAGATGAATATATGAACAAATTGTCTTTTACAGGCGCATTTGCAGGGGTATGTGTGCAGGATTTGCGAGGAACGAGACTGCATGCGGATTTTGACTATATTGATTATAAACATGATGAGGACGCTTAA
- a CDS encoding carboxymuconolactone decarboxylase family protein encodes MIAVAVAHTTRCPYCIEIHTTKPLKKWA; translated from the coding sequence TTGATTGCAGTTGCGGTAGCCCATACGACGAGGTGTCCATATTGCATTGAAATTCATACCACAAAGCCGCTAAAAAAGTGGGCGTGA
- a CDS encoding alpha/beta fold hydrolase: protein MKKEQMISGHIELDQDILLDYQYQVQGASEETLVFIHAHSVDRRMWKPQIEHFASRYSILCYDLRGYGRSSLPLNGQPFLHAEDLRALLGHLNIDAAHLVGLSLGSFVALDFWALYPEHVRSVTVASGAIPDSKPDIPPTLVTDVPRFKQEWFARLLEGCGEDRNGYQDRLWTMITDWKAWQCTHREPDCILGDALLPKLLAMQAPGPVCVVNGAKDFKGAHRSADRLLECVPHAVFVDLPEAGHFSSMETPHEFNGALQAFLERGGDNNDSKSDSTRL, encoded by the coding sequence ATGAAGAAGGAGCAAATGATCTCGGGCCATATCGAGCTGGATCAGGACATTCTCCTAGATTACCAATATCAGGTTCAAGGTGCTTCCGAAGAGACATTGGTGTTCATTCACGCCCATTCGGTGGATCGACGCATGTGGAAGCCACAGATCGAGCATTTTGCTTCACGTTATTCAATTCTTTGTTATGACCTTAGAGGGTATGGAAGATCTTCCTTACCCCTGAATGGACAGCCCTTCCTGCATGCTGAGGACTTGCGAGCACTTCTGGGGCATTTGAATATCGACGCCGCGCACTTGGTCGGACTGTCGTTGGGATCATTTGTAGCGCTCGATTTCTGGGCGCTGTACCCGGAGCATGTGCGGTCGGTGACTGTCGCCAGTGGTGCAATTCCTGATTCGAAGCCGGACATTCCACCAACCCTGGTGACGGATGTGCCGCGCTTCAAGCAGGAATGGTTTGCACGCCTGCTGGAGGGATGCGGGGAAGACCGGAATGGTTATCAGGATAGGCTGTGGACTATGATTACCGATTGGAAGGCTTGGCAATGCACCCACCGTGAGCCGGATTGCATTCTGGGTGACGCGCTTCTGCCCAAGCTGCTTGCGATGCAAGCTCCGGGTCCAGTATGCGTGGTGAATGGAGCAAAGGATTTCAAGGGAGCGCATCGCTCCGCGGATAGACTTCTGGAATGCGTGCCTCATGCGGTGTTCGTTGATCTGCCGGAGGCAGGCCATTTTTCCAGTATGGAGACACCCCATGAGTTCAATGGTGCTTTACAGGCATTTTTGGAAAGAGGAGGAGATAACAATGATTCAAAATCCGATTCTACGCGGCTTTAA
- a CDS encoding glycosyl hydrolase family 28 protein, with product MNQLIVYPQPEGARERRDFKVQVRQLDEDWQEPFVYEAKVDMHQIRQASMAYFDMFGKVEVRVECLTTRPERVVIRPLSAAIPLVCDGNSISFTLSKPCKLSIEVNGDRFGNLHLFANPLEKLPPLPDDPGVLLIKPGIHRMEDIKRLASMPDALSGQCPHILYFAPGIHYVEETIIRIPSNTTVYVAGGAVVVGSFVCDRVKNVVIRGRGIIDLSTFHRYSAFRGIRIKFCENVTVEGLVLLDPPHYSIYIGKSSHIHISNFKSFSTKGWCDGIDMMASSDIEIDDVFLRTSDDCIAVYASRWDYRGDTRRVTVRNSILWADVAHPLMMGTHGDHQRSGDVIEDIRFENIDILEHHEPQENYWGAMAINAGDKNTIRRVVYDNIRVEEFELGQLIDIRVIRNKDYNPEPGHSIEDISFRNIIYLGRNINPNRIYGFDAERQVKGVVFENLRIHGELVLKPEQGNFDINAFAQEITFTVRNEAKK from the coding sequence ATGAATCAATTGATTGTTTATCCGCAGCCTGAGGGTGCCAGAGAGCGTCGTGACTTCAAGGTACAGGTACGTCAACTGGATGAAGATTGGCAAGAGCCGTTTGTATATGAGGCCAAGGTGGACATGCACCAGATTCGGCAAGCCTCAATGGCTTATTTTGATATGTTTGGAAAAGTTGAGGTTCGAGTGGAGTGTCTGACCACCAGACCGGAGCGGGTTGTTATTCGGCCATTGTCTGCAGCAATTCCCTTGGTATGTGATGGGAATTCGATATCCTTCACGCTGAGCAAGCCATGCAAGCTGTCCATTGAGGTGAACGGCGATCGCTTTGGCAATCTGCATCTGTTTGCCAATCCATTGGAGAAATTACCGCCATTGCCGGATGATCCGGGAGTACTTTTGATCAAGCCGGGCATTCACCGGATGGAGGATATTAAAAGGCTTGCCAGCATGCCGGATGCGCTCAGCGGGCAATGTCCGCACATCTTATATTTTGCACCAGGCATACATTATGTGGAGGAAACGATTATACGCATTCCCTCCAACACCACGGTGTATGTTGCGGGAGGAGCCGTGGTCGTGGGTTCGTTCGTCTGCGATCGGGTTAAAAACGTCGTCATTCGGGGTCGGGGGATCATTGATCTGTCTACATTTCATCGGTATTCGGCTTTTCGAGGGATACGCATCAAGTTTTGTGAAAACGTCACGGTGGAAGGCCTTGTGCTACTTGATCCGCCACATTACAGCATATACATTGGCAAGTCGAGTCATATTCACATATCCAATTTCAAATCGTTCAGCACCAAGGGCTGGTGTGATGGCATTGATATGATGGCAAGCTCGGATATCGAGATTGATGATGTGTTTCTTCGTACCTCGGACGATTGCATCGCGGTATACGCCTCAAGGTGGGATTACCGTGGGGATACGCGCCGTGTAACGGTTCGCAACTCGATTTTATGGGCGGACGTTGCGCATCCGCTAATGATGGGCACACATGGAGATCATCAACGCAGCGGAGATGTAATCGAGGATATCCGTTTTGAGAACATTGATATTCTGGAGCATCATGAGCCGCAGGAAAACTATTGGGGAGCGATGGCCATCAACGCGGGAGATAAAAATACGATTCGACGGGTGGTTTATGACAACATTCGGGTAGAGGAATTTGAGCTGGGACAGCTGATCGATATTCGAGTTATCAGGAACAAAGATTACAATCCAGAGCCTGGACATTCCATTGAAGACATTTCGTTCCGAAATATCATCTACCTTGGTCGCAATATCAATCCCAACCGAATTTATGGCTTTGATGCAGAGCGCCAGGTAAAGGGGGTTGTATTTGAAAACTTGCGTATCCACGGCGAACTTGTACTCAAGCCCGAGCAGGGAAATTTCGATATCAATGCCTTTGCGCAAGAAATTACCTTCACTGTACGAAATGAAGCTAAGAAATGA